The Crocosphaera subtropica ATCC 51142 genome includes a window with the following:
- a CDS encoding metallophosphoesterase family protein encodes MRTLAVGDIHGCATAFDKLLEAIHLRPQDRLITLGDYVDKGPNSKEVLERLLYLYENHRLVPLKGNHELMMLDAFQGKKKDDFWVIAGGKTTLQSYPQIEEDNPLLNVPDSHRDFIKQHCLDWYETDNHIFVHANLDPHLPLHKQSNHDLFWQKLYPRHGHYSGKIVVCGHTSQKNGSPVNMGHQICIDTWACGQGWLTCLDVDSGKIWQTNQQGEVKISHIKDFSDISIN; translated from the coding sequence ATGCGAACCCTTGCCGTGGGAGATATTCATGGATGTGCTACGGCTTTTGACAAACTTTTAGAAGCGATACATTTGCGTCCACAAGATAGATTAATTACATTAGGAGACTATGTAGACAAGGGACCTAATTCTAAGGAGGTATTAGAACGGTTACTTTATCTATACGAAAATCATCGATTAGTTCCCCTCAAAGGAAACCATGAATTGATGATGTTAGATGCTTTTCAGGGCAAAAAAAAGGACGATTTTTGGGTAATAGCCGGGGGAAAGACGACCTTACAATCTTATCCTCAGATAGAGGAAGATAACCCTTTATTGAATGTTCCTGACAGCCATCGGGACTTTATTAAACAACATTGTTTAGACTGGTACGAAACCGATAATCATATCTTTGTTCATGCTAATTTAGATCCCCATTTACCCCTTCATAAGCAGTCCAACCATGACTTATTTTGGCAAAAACTGTATCCCCGTCATGGTCACTATTCAGGAAAAATCGTGGTGTGTGGTCATACCTCTCAAAAAAATGGTTCTCCTGTTAATATGGGTCATCAAATTTGTATTGATACTTGGGCTTGTGGTCAAGGATGGTTGACTTGTTTAGATGTGGATAGCGGAAAAATTTGGCAAACCAATCAACAAGGAGAGGTGAAAATCAGTCATATTAAAGACTTTTCTGATATTTCGATTAATTAA